Proteins encoded in a region of the Zea mays cultivar B73 chromosome 4, Zm-B73-REFERENCE-NAM-5.0, whole genome shotgun sequence genome:
- the LOC118476954 gene encoding uncharacterized protein — protein sequence MAALNPMVELAQLPAPVTSAQRPDPWMLALLAAIPLDPACSSHGALPCFSLPLPSSSSPSPCSCSPWLPRPPSRRVTARVSFSVGHRCSLVRSPMPRALSPAPTPSSALHLPLVWIPVLLALSSCLGRRSFKSVDVAHGSSPNCVHIFPASVVVFKPRRACPCSQIQGRSSCMLASAVWPCSCPSHRR from the coding sequence ATGGCCGCTCTCAACCCCATGGTCGAGCTCGCCCAGCTCCCTGCTCCGGTGACTAGCGCTCAGCGTCCGGATCCCTGGATGCTTGCCCTGCTCGCCGCCATTCCGCTGGATCCTGCGTGCTCCAGCCATGGCGCCCTCCCTTGCTTCTCTCTCCCTCTGCCATCCTCCAGCTCGCCCAGCCCCTGCTCCTGCTCGCCATGGCTGCCGCGCCCTCCCAGCCGCAGAGTTACCGCGCGCGTGAGTTTCTCTGTTGGCCATCGCTGTTCCCTGGTGCGGTCGCCTATGCCGCGCGCTCTCTCTCCAGCGCCCACCCCCAGCTCGGCCCTCCACCTCCCTCTCGTCTGGATACCGGTGCTGCTCGCCCTGAGCTCCTGCCTTGGCCGTCGCAGCTTCAAATCCGTGGACGTCGCCCATGGAAGCTCGCCGAACTGTGTCCATATCTTTCCTGCGTCGGTCGTGGTCTTCAAGCCCCGACGCGCGTGTCCCTGCTCCCAGATCCAAGGCCGGTCGTCGTGTATGCTCGCCTCGGCTGTGTGGCCATGCTCCTGTCCCAGTCACCGCCGGTGA